In Procambarus clarkii isolate CNS0578487 chromosome 84, FALCON_Pclarkii_2.0, whole genome shotgun sequence, a genomic segment contains:
- the LOC138358617 gene encoding uncharacterized protein has protein sequence MDLPSVGTQIDLPSVGTQIDLPSVGTQIDLPSVGTQTDLPSVGTQTDLPSVGTQTDLPSVGTQTDLPSVGTQTDLPSVGTQTDLPSVGTQTDLPSVGTQTDLPSVGTQTDQPSVGTQTDRPSVGTQTDLPSVGTQTDRPSVGTQTDLPSVGTQTDQPSVGTQQFQRSYPPK, from the coding sequence ATGGATCTGCCCTCTGTTGGAACACAAATAGATCTGCCCTCTGTTGGAACACAAATAGATCTGCCCTCTGTTGGAACACAAATAGATCTGCCCTCTGTTGGAACACAAACAGATCTGCCCTCTGTTGGAACACAAACAGATCTGCCCTCTGTTGGAACACAAACAGATCTGCCCTCTGTTGGAACACAAACAGATCTGCCCTCTGTTGGAACACAAACAGATCTGCCCTCTGTTGGAACACAAACAGATCTGCCCTCTGTTGGAACACAAACAGATCTGCCCTCTGTTGGAACACAAACAGATCTGCCCTCTGTTGGAACACAAACAGATCAGCCCTCTGTTGGAACACAAACAGATCGGCCCTCTGTTGGAACACAAACAGATCTGCCCTCTGTTGGAACACAAACAGATCGGCCCTCTGTTGGAACACAAACAGATCTGCCCTCTGTTGGAACACAAACAGATCAGCCCTCTGTTGGAACACAACAATTTCAACGCTCATATCCCCCAAAATAA